In the Budorcas taxicolor isolate Tak-1 chromosome 1, Takin1.1, whole genome shotgun sequence genome, ttttttaaatcataaagttTTTCACAGAGTCTCTCACAAAAACCTGAAAAACCAACATCTTTCAGAGCTCTTTGATGAAAACCTAGGGTGGGTGTGACTTGAATTTCCAAGGTACATCTACAAAAAGGCTGACGTAAGTTTGGCCAAGGAGAGACACTGAGTTGGGAAAAGAACAACAGACAAAATAATGCCAGTGATTCTGGAAGGCCAAAAAGacattaatttttctgtaaaataatgTGTTCTCTCCTAAGTTCTTTCACCAGGGAAAGAAACAAGGCTTGGTTTGAATTTTCAGAGTACTGCTCTTTGCTTAACTCCAAGCATGGTGCCTAGCACAGAATaagtcattcaataaatatgtgttgaatgctgtgatttgaaggaaaagaacattgctccatctctccttttttcccccctttttctcTATAAAGGTTGAAAAAAATGATGAGGACCAAAAGATTGAACAAGATGGCATCAAACCAGAAGATAAAGCTCATAAGGCCGCGACCAAAATTCAGGCTAGCTTCCGTGGACACATAACGAGGAAAAAGCTCAAAGGAGAGAAGAAGGGTGATGCCCCAGCCGCCGAGGCGGAGGCAAATGAGAAGGATGAAGCTGCCGTCGCCGAAGGCACGGagaagaaggagggagaaggcTCCACTCCCGCGGAAGCCGGCCCCAAGCCCGAGGAGAAGACCGGCAAAGCCGGCGAAACTCCTTccgaggagaagaagggggagggcGCCCCCGATGCTGCCACAGAgcaggcagccccccaggctcctgcccCCTCAGAGGAGAAGGCCGGCTCTGCTGAGACAGAAAGTGCCACTAAAGCTTCCACTGACAACTCGCCGTCCTCCAAGGCCGAAGATGCGCCGGCCAAGGAGGAGCCTAAACAAGCCGACGTGCCTGCTGCTGTCACTGCTGCTGCCGCCACCACCCCTGCTGCAGAGGATGCTGCTGCCATGGCAACAGCCCAGCCTCCAACGGAGACTGCGGAGAGCAGCCAAGCCGAGGAGAAGATAGGTGAGCCACCTGCAGGGTCAGACGCCAAgaaggggggcggggcggggggcaggaccggggggtgggggggagagggCAGGCGGCCTATCCAGAAAGCCAGGCCACCTGTGCCatcaagagagaggggaaaattCTAGAAGGTGTTTTCAGGAAATCAAGAGAAGCTGCGCTGAATTCCCCAAGGTGACAGGAGCTAACTCTGCCCACTTACATTCCCAAGTATTTCCAAGCCTGAGCGAGAACTCAGGCAGGTCTGTGTGGCAGCCGGTACTAGACAGTTTGGCAATTGCCTTGTTAATTGAATTGGCATAAAAAGTAAAGCTAAGTAGTCCTGGttgggaggggggaaaaaaacattctGTGTGTAGGATAGACTTCGTTTAATAAGTTATTACTGAGACTACACATATTTTATGGATGGGAATTAGCTAATGTGATTATCTGGCTCTAGGAAGTGCCTGGTATAAATACAACCAACTCCCTGTTGATTCAGATGATGTAGTTTGTGAATTGCCAGCAGCAAAAACATAATCTCAGACCACCTTTCCCTGTCCCACAATATGTTTCTGGGCATTCTCCCCACCATCAGTTGGTGAAtagtgtacatatgtgtatgtacgCTCAGAGAATCTTAATCATAACATTAATTGGGGTCAAACTAATTAGGAAAATAAGTCTGTTGATCttgccaaaaacaaaagaaaactcccAAATATAGAACATGTTGTGAAGTCAAAcataaattatcattttattattgaagATATTACCTTCTACCATATGCATACATGGTTGAGGGTTGACTCTGCTTATTAAAAGGTACCAGGTTCTCTTTGGTTTGGAGCGCTAACTTGGAGTTTTTTCACTATAATTGCCCAAAGAGCCTGTGAAGTATTGGAATAGGGCTTTCCCAGTGCAAGATAAATTTAAGGGAACTTCACCCCTCAACATGACCTGGCCCTCACCCCAGCACATCCACAGCGGTGAAGGAGGTCAACAGTTTCCAAAGTCTTTCTCTGGCCTGGTATGACACATAAATATCTTTCAGCCCCGTATCTTAAAGATAAACTTCTGTGCCTGTTGAAAAAGTTGGGTTTACTCTTTTAAGATTTAGTGATTTAATGCATGTTGTGTCTCAGAACCCAGATTTGAACTGGACCATACTGTATCCTTGGGAAAGGACCTAGTCTACGAGGATGCTCTGGGAAATGTCTTGCCATCTGACCGTTAGATTGAGAAAGTAATTACTGGACATTTGCCATGAAATCCACTTCTCCACATTAGATACTACAGGATGGTGCAAGATTATTCTAGATATTTTCAGGTCTATGTCTTTCATCTTACTCCCTAAATTCTGTAAGAAGCCAGAGTGTATTAACCATTATTGTTATTAGCATTCTCTAACTTCAGATAAAGTGCACATCTCTTTCTACCAGTGActcattttaaatctttattctaACTACATACCTGCCCCAGGGGCCACACCTTGAGGTCAAGAAGATGGGAATATTTCCCTGGAAAAGGTAAGACATGTGATAGTGAtggttttggttttaatttactCAGCAAGACAAACCTTGTTAACTATTCCTCTTGAGGTGTAAGTTCTAGCCTTAGGCATGATGGCTGGAAGTCACATTGCTTATGATAGACTATCTATTAGGTAATTTTCGTACATCTTAGAAATTGATgatttaaatatagaaaatatttgacaCTGCTCAGATCATATTTTTAAACTGGGTTTTCTGAAGTTGTAAGTAAAGACAGAAGCATATAATGTGATGAGGTAAATGCTCATGATCTGGATTAATAGAAAGAATTGCTTGAATCAAtgaaaagtctaaaaataatatattttaaaggaagttcagttttattatttttcaagttaGAATAATtccaataaattaataaaatattttaagtagttACATGGTCAGTACATGTCACGTGATAAATGAAAACTGGACAGCATCAATTCATAACTGGACAATTCAATCCTTAATCCTTTGTTTACACATTCATATAGTCTTCCTACAGCCTTTCTTATGCCAGTcacttattttgttaaaaatgtatCTGGTCAGTGAAAGCAAGTAGAGATAATGCACTGTCCTAAATTTTACAATTTCTGCCTGAAATATGTCTCAGTCTGAGTTTCGTATGTACACTGAAAGGTAATTGATAAGTATAGGTGAAGTTCAATTTGAAGCTAGTCACAAACGGCACTTTAGTTTACATTGTTTCTGAGCTTAGGTAGGTATTGTCATCTTGGTTATATCTTCAAATGCTGCCCGTGGTTTCTTCCAGACTGATGTATCTATTAGCCTTGCCTGCTATAGGTGACAAGCACAGATTACCCTGATACAGCAAGTCTCATGGAGTTGTAGAAACTAGAAGTGACAAGGAGATCCATCACAGCACATCAAGCCCAGATTCCCATGGGCCCTGCACCACATTCTCCTCTGAATCTTATTAGATTTTATTCTAATCCAGGATAAAAGAACAATATTCCTAATTGATCTCTACTGTCTGGGAATAGATGGCTACCCTGGGGTGCTTTAGGATTCTGTGACTGCCTGAACGGGTGGAGAGAGCTATCTGAGAGGGTTgagtggggttgggggcagaacAAGCCACAAGAGAGAGTCAAGATAAAAATTGCTGTCAGTGAAAGGGTCAAAATTTTGGATCAGTTTGatcactgctgttgctgctgctgctaagttgcttcagtcgtgtcagattcctTGCGACCCcgaagacggcagcccacgaggcttccccgtgggattctccaggcaagaactctgaagtgggttgccatttccttctccaatgcaggaaagtgaaaagtgaaattgaagtcgctcagtcgtgtccgactgttagcgaccccatggactgcagcctaccaggctcctccgtccatgggattttccaagcaagagtactggagtggggtgccattgccttctccgagtttgaTCACTACTTTAATATAAACGGAAATTCTTTCTAAATTATAAATGTTTGGTTTATTTTACTACCTTTATATTAGTGAGTTTATAACAGATGGATCTCAATTGCAGTAGGACTTTTGGAGTTTTTTTAATCCTCCAACCATATCTTCCTATCTCTGCTTTGCCACTCTGCCTGCACATCCTCTGTGTATCTAAGGCAAAAAATTTTCTGTGCATTTCTGATGATGGTTCCTTTATAGCAGGAGGAGTGTTTATGTAATTTTTATGGCACTGTCCCCCTTCAAACATAAGGAGAAAACCTTCAAGCCTCCTTTAATGACAGTGTCTCTGGTGTTTCTTCGCTGGGTAGAATCACTGTGCTCAGTGATTCTCAGGGAAAGAATTGTCTGCTGTGTCTCGTCTTCTCCATGATAACCTGCTGACTTTCCCTGACAAAAGACGCCAACATTTCTTCTCTGACTATTCTAAGTGATGTCCTACTACTAAGGGAACACACCCAGGAAGCTAGAAATTGAGATGTTGACTGAGTAACCTCCACAGGGCACTTGACTGTGGGAAGTAGGATGTATTACTCTAGGTTAGGCTacattttctgtatgttgaatTTGGCTGCATTTTATTGTCATGGTCTCTTTACCTTTCTAATTGAGGTCATCAATAATGATCTAGGAAAGAGAGGAGTTCTATTTATCATCCCTCTGAATAGAAATTCAGTGTCTTCCtacctctcttcttccttttttctgcctccttcttccttccttccctccctcttttcctctttttgttctttcctttttgcctttcatttatATTAACTGTCTACCATGCCAAGcattagggtcacaaagatgaaTTAGCTATGGTTGCTGATCTTAAGGAGTTCTCATTCAGTAATAGAATGGGATGAAATTCAAGCAGTAATGTTGAAAACAATCACAGTAATAATCTCAACTCATTTGAACTCTACAAAAATATGTGGAGTACCTTTTATGCCAGTGCACTGTGGGACAAAATATGGAGGAGATAGCACTTCATGCAGCTGGGCTACATGCTAAAAAGGTTTTTAGTAATATGTGTCTCTATAAccaaattattagaaaaagaacagctatgaattttatagtttctgaaatgataattatgtgtaaaaaaaaaaaaatgaaatacccaACCTGTTTCTAGAATTGGAGAAATTTTTTACATTCCCCAGAACAAAATGTTCTAAGGCCCAAGGTATCCATCCATAATAGTCTTAGCTCCCCAAAGGATAGACTCACTTCCACAGCACTGTGTTACATGTGAGATTTCCCAAGGATATTACACTTACTTGGCAGGGTGCCTCAGAAGCAGTTTTGATTTGATATGTGGTTTAAACCACTTCCTAAATTTACACACAACTCATAAAGAGTCAAAATTTGGGTTGTGAAAGTCCATAAATGCTGTCTATAAAACATGGACACCCTGTCAGCTACTCAGTGACACACTGCTTAAATACTGTTGATTATTAAGCTTTCATGGCACACTTTTATGTTGCTAGAGTAATCATTTTTATTGGCTTTTCTTGACAACAATCCAGTGGTATTtgataatgtttttctttctgcttttacatTCTGAAAATAGAAGCAGAGTAAATGGATATATTGCCCATAGACACAGTGACAAAATAAGGGTCAGATTGATGGACCTCTAATTCTAATCTTAGCCTTGCAGTTCTTTACCTCTCTTTTATGTATTATCTCAATTCCTGCTTTTTCTCATATCTTAGCAGCTGTGACAATTTCTGATTATCATCAAGAAGTCCCAACCAGGTCCTAGGACATTTCTGTGTCCTGCGCTCCCAGTAAGGTAATGCTGAGGAGAGAACGTTGGACTCAAATAAGAAGACCAGGGCTCTAGCCTCAATATCTTTACTAATCAGACGTGGGATACTAAGCAAGCCATTGCTTCTCGCTGGGCTTCAGTTGTTTCATCTTTTAGAGAAGGGCTAGGAGAGTTAGTTTCTTAAGGTTTTTTCAAGGTTTAAACAATTAAGTGTCAGACCCTGTGCTATGTGGGGATTATTCCATTTAATCATCAGAACCATTCTGTAGTATAAGTGTCGTCATTTCCCATTCCCCTTTTGCAGTTGTGAAAACTGAAGTTTAGACATACTGAGGCACCTGATCATCATCAACAGATTGCAAGGAGCTAAACCAAGAGCTGAACTCTGAGAGTCTGATTG is a window encoding:
- the GAP43 gene encoding neuromodulin gives rise to the protein MIASFSCWDDKSISRRPRPLGGCAVREGVREALCAGSSSSVRRQQHSRPVYQGPSPQSRLGYTAGSGSLGQSWYDRWKPCLMLACCDLHPKLEQRPRSGQGRDWGQAEDWVEKNDEDQKIEQDGIKPEDKAHKAATKIQASFRGHITRKKLKGEKKGDAPAAEAEANEKDEAAVAEGTEKKEGEGSTPAEAGPKPEEKTGKAGETPSEEKKGEGAPDAATEQAAPQAPAPSEEKAGSAETESATKASTDNSPSSKAEDAPAKEEPKQADVPAAVTAAAATTPAAEDAAAMATAQPPTETAESSQAEEKIEAVDETKPKESARQDEGKGEEREADQEHA